A region from the Musa acuminata AAA Group cultivar baxijiao chromosome BXJ1-10, Cavendish_Baxijiao_AAA, whole genome shotgun sequence genome encodes:
- the LOC103969925 gene encoding transcription initiation factor TFIID subunit 9, producing MERDGGGGGREEVEVEAAAEPRDARVVKELLRSMGLGDGDYEPRVVHQFLELAYRYVVDVLSDAQIYSDHASKTAIDPDDVGLAIQSKVNFSFSQPPPREVLLELARSRNKTPLPKSIAPPGSIPLPPEQDTLISPNYQLLIPRKHPPQVEETEEDVDGSNTNPIATTNLPQEPRIGTDQQPQQQSPQRVAFPLSSTTERPR from the exons ATGGAAAGAGACGGCGGAGGCGGCGGGAgagaggaggtggaggtggaggcggcggcggagccACGGGATGCGCGGGTTGTGAAGGAGCTTCTCCGATCGATGGGGCTGGGGGATGGGGATTACGAGCCACGGGTGGTGCACCAGTTCCTGGAGCTCGCCTACCGCTACGTGGTGGACGTCCTCTCCGACGCCCAGATCTACTCCGACCACGCCTCCAAGACCGCCATTGACCCCGACGACGTCGGCCTCGCCATCCAGTCGAAGGTCAACTTCTCCTTCTCCCAGCCACCGCCCCGCGAG GTGTTGCTTGAACTGGCAAGGAGCAGAAACAAGACCCCCCTGCCCAAGTCAATCGCACCTCCCGGGAGCATACCCTTGCCACCAGAGCAGGACACTCTGATCAGCCCCAATTACCAGCTACTGATACCAAGAAAGCATCCTCCTCAGGTTGAAGAAACAGAGGAGGACGTCGACGGTTCCAACACAAACCCTATCGCGACCACTAATTTGCCGCAAGAGCCAAGGATCGGTACCGACCAACAACCCCAGCAGCAAAGCCCACAGAGGGTGGCTTTCCCTCTTTCTTCCACGACAGAACGACCGAGGTGA
- the LOC103969239 gene encoding protein NETWORKED 1B, protein MSRIPKWKIEKTKVKVVFRLQFHATHIPQGWDKLFVSFIPIDTGKATAKTNKMNVRNGNCKWPDPIYETTRLLQDTRTKIYDEKHYKLVVAMGSSRSSLLGDVTINLAGFADALKPSSISLPLANCDFSTTLHVTVQLLTSKTGFREFEQQRELSVKGVQTISSHKNDPTEVEAEAASSEIANELEEANARVRYKEDHMGLLLLEQVEESNEEYEDSTGGADGSSFTSEILHAEKNDLPIIHGKDNFKSMVCGDLPISQIPIHAKEDPNGSQRFTQGRNDWTHGWSSKYSVENDLATAYEENNRLRVRLEVAESAFLQLKLEAKSLQRITDELGAETQCLSEQLLSELASGEQLNREVSMLKSECSKLKDDLEALKSANVMQRSPDQRTHNPLMLNHGLENDSVDSKHQDDVIAAETHYMYHDLREKWLENLLLIESRVREIQNKARVRYHGSDFDFLGPDFELLGCLIGDLKEDIIQVKGLGRSYRDNSFLENTVYRMSDSHKVYHEHDTLKKSLEASSLREDKMFDLLPKLEELTTEKESLTKKIDQMQYYYESLILELEESQKQTVKELENLRNEHSSCLYSVSVLKSQIEKMHQEMNEQFITFAEDRSSLESQNKELEKRAIASETALKRVRWNYSIAVDRLQKDLELLSFQVLSMYETNENLAKQAFADAYQQCHEECPEEVRSYTDKDGMLTLFDREQYQSDLTRIQTEDRHYGTIHKWSPLDNGISTSVSCKTSGAISKVGIPIHVELQAGDEADIEGFNSDETEQLALHHTQVKDKLTADLSSGMHEAELSEIHMLNMDLKVFLEVLLGTLYDVDDGVRLTKDKMLEITQQLHHTTEQKESLMLKLHKALDDAGVLKDDRTKCISRCEDLELKNQVLEAKLEDISYESTILSGKVTEYERMLVKSKVYEKEYKACTEEMDSVKNLLKLEILQKNCLEIEKSSIIEEFKALKEQFDRKSSENEEMQTCIACLQEKLGYLHTCMSSCNEQIGCSALDGISVLQELDDGNYMPVIMNLEQFQQEATKKILHLLKKNRDIEEQRDIAQCLQKKTELEYINMKQKLESDLHEITEKLEMSNALVEKLQVELQNALEKLKLSSEAEEKKKLKNSELSSKLTFLETELQEAIDENKDLVNQLFVLSGVKEELEKTQISLMNCMQEKKSLLISIESGNEVSTQMGNELHGLKENLCCAHRDLQIEKKLRDELDAAVSSLSTQLKERDRELFSFHEQKTEVSHLQEIIVDLEKANTGFQHVVLKNEESQIRLNHENLSLRMQVMDMGNQLASVLENSIAAEIKLTYMRSHFCDIVQESFAQLKILEKELEEMNLKHGNVVTLLNTHYCSEAQLIEENARLSVALQSLQSEYDIVFQEKEDIIDYTNKKNALCTEYEDMKVREADSKLQKQKYENEICQLKNMLISFEEEVWNLRSSKDALEVTYIVLQSTLNEQQTKVSLLEERDQELKILQEHHNELRYKLSEQILKTEEYKNLSIHLRELKDKAEVECLQAREKKENERSSQDSLRIAFIKEQHESKIQELKNQLYVSKKYAEEMLFKLQNALDEVESRKKTEVSLAKKIEELSAKISNLESELETVMTDRRELAKAYDRIKNELECTILGLDYCNEAKLKLEDSLKECNEERTKARIELDLVKRLFDNMASHEALNSEGNHDSGFLTTTSIEQMLQDSSFGFSTIFQEMPNDRGTSLGIDAPAGVVDNSLKNIDVDLLKTGGKLSSCEDLEDVMSTSANESSLSCPVPSSQAFKDIEGALERATSFADNTTDVTVIEANLKEQQRLKSGMDMLQKELLKLRNENLSSLIPLEDHQGVPSLRGLERDLSQLDMANEQLRSIFPLFNELPGSGNALERVLALELELAEALQTKKKADLHFQSSFLKQHNDEEAVFQSFRDINELIKEMLELKSRNAATETELKEMQGRYSLLSLQFAEVEGERQKLLMTAKSRVPKSS, encoded by the exons ATGTCGAGGATTCCCAAGTGGAAAATCGAAAAGACAAAAGTGAAAGTTGTTTTCCGCCTTCAGTTTCATGCAACACAT ATTCCACAAGGATGGGACAAGTTATTTGTGTCCTTTATCCCCATTGACACAGGCAAAGCAACTGCAAAGACAAACAAAATGAATGTTAGGAATGGGAACTGCAAGTGGCCAGATCCAATCTATGAAACTACAAGACTTCTCCAAGATACAAGGACCAAAATATATGATGAGAAGCACTATAAGCTTGTGGTAGCAATG GGGTCTTCCAGATCAAGCTTACTTGGGGATGTTACTATCAACCTTGCTGGTTTTGCTGATGCTCTGAAGCCTTCATCTATCTCATTGCCTCTTGCTAATTGTGATTTTAGCACAACTTTACAT GTCACAGTGCAGCTTCTTACGTCCAAAACTGGCTTCAG AGAATTTGAGCAGCAAAGGGAACTGAGTGTAAAGGGTGTCCAGACGATATCCAGCCACAAAAATGATCCCACTGAAGTTGAAGCTGAAGCTGCTTCATCAGAGATAGCTAATGAACTTGAAGAG GCAAATGCAAGAGTCAGGTACAAGGAAGATCATATGGGGCTTCTTTTGCTTGAACAAGTGGAAGAGTCAAATGAAGAATATGAAGACTCTACTGGTGGAGCTGATGGCTCATCATTTACCTCTGAAATTTTACATGCTGAAAAGAATGATCttccaataattcatggaaaggatAACTTCAAAAGTATGGTATGTGGTGATCTACCCATCAGTCAGATTCCTATACATGCAAAAGAAGACCCAAATGGCAGTCAGCGTTTTACCCAGGGGAGGAATGATTGGACACATGGATGGAGCTCAAAGTATTCTGTTGAGAATGATCTTGCTACAGCTTATGAAGAGAACAATAGACTCAGAGTAAGATTGGAGGTAGCAGAGTCAGCATTTTTACAGCTTAAGTTGGAAGCAAAGTCATTGCAGCGAATTACAGATGAATTAGGGGCAGAAACTCAATGCTTGTCCGAGCAGCTACTCTCTGAACTTGCCTCAGGAGAACAACTGAATAGAGAAGTATCCATGTTAAAATCTGAGTGTTCAAAGTTAAAAGATGATCTTGAAGCCCTAAAATCTGCTAATGTTATGCAGAGAAGTCCTGACCAGAGAACTCATAATCCTTTGATGTTGAACCATGGCTTGGAAAATGATTCAGTTGATAGTAAGCATCAGGATGATGTTATTGCTGCAGAGACCCACTATATGTACCATGATTTGCGGGAAAAATGGCTCGAGAATCTTCTGCTTATTGAGAGCAGAGTCCGAGAAATTCAAAATAAGGCTCGCGTTAGATACCATGGAAGTGATTTTGATTTTCTGGGCCCTGATTTTGAGCTTCTCGGATGTCTTATTGGTGACCTCAAGGAAGATATTATCCAAGTAAAGGGCCTTGGAAGATCTTACAGGGATAATAGTTTTTTAGAAAACACAGTTTATCGCATGAGTGATTCTCACAAAGTATATCATGAACATGACACTCTTAAGAAAAGTCTTGAAGCTTCAAGCTTGAGGGAGGACAAAATGTTTGATCTCTTACCAAAACTAGAGGAGTTGACAACTGAAAAAGAAAGTCTCACCAAAAAGATCGACCAGATGCAATACTACTACGAGTCTTTGATACTGGAACTGGAGGAAAGCCAGAAGCAAACAGTAAAGGAACTGGAAAATCTTAGAAATGAACACTCCTCTTGTCTCTATTCAGTATCTGTTCTCAAAAGCCAGATAGAAAAAATGCACCAAGAGATGAATGAACAGTTTATAACTTTTGCTGAAGATAGGAGCAGCTTAGAATCTCAAAATAAGGAACTTGAGAAAAGGGCTATTGCATCAGAAACTGCATTAAAAAGGGTTCGCTGGAACTATTCCATAGCAGTTGATCGATTACAGAAGGACCTTGAATTACTCTCTTTCCAAGTTTTGTCTATGTATGAGACAAATGAAAATCTTGCAAAGCAAGCATTTGCAGATGCTTATCAGCAGTGCCATGAAGAATGTCCAGAAGAAGTCAGGTCATATACTGATAAGGATGGGATGTTGACTTTGTTTGACCGGGAGCAGTACCAGTCAGACCTTACGAGGATTCAGACAGAAGATAGACACTATGGAACTATTCACAAATGGTCTCCATTGGATAATGGTATATCGACATCTGTTTCTTGCAAAACAAGTGGTGCAATCTCTAAGGTGGGTATACCCATTCATGTAGAGCTGCAAGCTGGGGATGAGGCAGATATAGAAGGGTTTAATTCAGATGAGACTGAGCAGCTGGCTTTACACCATACTCAGGTAAAGGACAAACTTACTGCTGACTTATCCTCAGGGATGCATGAAGCTGAACTTTCGGAAATACATATGCTAAACATGGATTTGAAAGTTTTCTTAGAGGTTTTACTGGGGACATTGTATGATGTAGATGATGGGGTTCGGCTTACGAAGGACAAAATGCTTGAAATTACACAGCAACTACATCACACTACAGAGCAAAAAGAAAGCCTCATGCTTAAGTTGCATAAAGCATTGGATGATGCTGGGGTTTTGAAGGATGATAGAACTAAATGCATCTCTAGATGTGAAGATTTAGAACTGAAGAACCAAGTTCTAGAAGCAAAGCTCGAAGACATCTCCTATGAAAGTACTATCCTTAGTGGAAAGGTCACAGAATATGAGAGGATGCTTGTGAAATCCAAAGTTTATGAAAAAGAATATAAGGCTTGCACTGAAGAAATGGACAGTgtcaaaaatcttctaaaattGGAAATCCTACAAAAAAATTGTCTCGAGATTGAAAAGAGCTCAATAATTGAAGAATTTAAAGCATTGAAGGAACAATTTGACAGGAAATCTTCTGAAAATGAGGAAATGCAGACTTGTATTGCTTGTCTTCAAGAGAAGTTGGGGTATCTTCACACTTGTATGAGTTCCTGCAATGAGCAAATAGGTTGTTCTGCTCTGGATGGCATATCTGTATTACAGGAATTGGATGATGGAAACTATATGCCTGTTATTATGAATCTGGAACAGTTCCAGCAAGAAGCAACAAAGAAAATACTTCACTTACTTAAAAAGAACAGGGATATTGAGGAACAAAGAGATATTGCTCAGTGCTTACAAAAAAAGACAGAATTAGAATATATTAATATGAAGCAGAAACTTGAATCTGACTTACATGAGATTACTGAAAAGCTAGAAATGTCCAATGCATTAGTTGAGAAGCTTCAAGTGGAACTGCAAAATGCTTTGGAGAAGCTTAAACTCAGTTCAGAAGCTGAAGAGAAGAAGAAATTGAAAAATAGTGAATTGTCTTCAAAACTCACATTTTTAGAAACTGAACTGCAGGAAGCTATTGACGAGAACAAGGATCTAGTTAATCAGTTATTTGTACTTTCGGGTGTTAAGGAGGAACTTGAGAAAACTCAAATCAGTCTTATGAATTGCATGCAAGAGAAGAAGTCTTTGTTGATATCTATAGAGTCTGGAAATGAGGTTTCCACCCAAATGGGGAATGAGCTCCACGGTCTAAAAGAAAATTTGTGTTGCGCCCATAGAGATTTGCagatagaaaaaaaattgagAGACGAACTTGATGCTGCAGTTTCAAGCCTTTCAACACAACTGAAAGAAAGAGATAGGGAGTTGTtttcttttcatgaacaaaaaacTGAAGTTTCTCATTTGCAGGAAATCATTGTGGATTTAGAAAAAGCAAACACTGGATTTCAGCATGTTGTGTTGAAGAATGAAGAAAGTCAAATAAGACTGAACCATGAGAATTTATCCCTACGCATGCAAGTCATGGATATGGGAAATCAATTGGCATCAGTTCTTGAGAATTCAATAGCTGCTGAGATCAAACTTACTTATATGAGAAGTCATTTCTGTGACATTGTGCAGGAGTCATTTGCACAACTTAAGATACTAGAGAAAGAGCTCGAGGAGATGAACTTAAAACATGGAAATGTTGTTACATTGCTGAACACTCACTATTGCAGTGAAGCACAATTAATTGAGGAAAATGCAAGATTATCAGTAGCTCTTCAATCATTACAATCTGAATATGACATTGTTTTTCAGGAGAAAGAAGACATCATTGATTACACAAACAAAAAAAATGCATTATGCACAGAGTATGAAGATATGAAGGTTAGAGAAGCTGACAGTAAACTTCAAAAACAGAAGTATGAAAATGAGATTTGTCAGCTGAAAAACATGCTGATCAGTTTTGAAGAAGAGGTGTGGAACTTAAGGTCATCTAAGGATGCATTAGAGGTCACATATATAGTTCTCCAGTCCACATTGAATGAACAACAAACAAAAGTATCATTGCTTGAGGAACGTGATCAGGAGTTGAAGATCTTACAAGAGCACCACAATGAGCTTCGATATAAACTCTCAGAACAGATTTTGAAGACAGAAGAATATAAGAACCTTTCCATTCATCTAAGAGAACTCAAGGATAAAGCAGAAGTTGAGTGTCTTCAAGCTCGTGAaaagaaggagaatgagagatcatCCCAGGACTCCCTGAGAATTGCTTTCATCAAAGAGCAACATGAGTCCAAGATCCAAGAGCTGAAAAATCAGCTATATGTCTCCAAGAAGTATGCAGAAGAAATGTTATTTAAATTGCAGAATGCTCTTGATGAAGTTGAGAGCAGAAAGAAAACTGAGGTTTCTCTggcaaaaaaaattgaagagtTGTCGGCAAAAATCTCAAATTTGGAGTCTGAGCTGGAGACAGTTATGACTGATAGAAGAGAACTAGCCAAAGCTTATGATAGAATAAAGAATGAGTTGGAGTGCACTATATTGGGCCTTGACTATTGCAATGAAGCAAAGCTAAAGCTCGAAGATTCCTTGAAGGAATGCAATGAAGAAAGAACGAAAGCTAGAATAGAACTCGACTTAGTCAAGAGGCTGTTTGATAATATGGCTTCACATGAAGCCCTAAATTCAGAAGGTAATCATGACTCTGGTTTTCTAACAACAACTTCCATTGAGCAAATGTTGCAAGATAGCAGCTTTGGGTTTTCAACTATCTTCCAAGAGATGCCAAATGACAGAGGTACTAGTTTGGGAATAGATGCGCCAGCTGGAGTTGTTGACAATTCTTTGAAGAATATAGATGTTGATCTCTTGAAAACAGGGGGCAAGCTAAGCTCTTGTGAAGATCTTGAAGATGTTATGTCAACTTCTGCCAATGAGAGCTCACTTTCATGTCCAGTACCAAGCTCACAAGCTTTTAAG GATATTGAAGGTGCACTTGAACGAGCCACCTCATTTGCAGATAATACAACAGATGTCACTGTTATTGAAGCTAACTTAAAAGAGCAGCAGAGATTGAAGTCAGGCATGGACATGCTACAAAAAGAG TTGCTGAAACTAAGAAATGAAAATTTGTCATCACTGATTCCATTAGAAGATCATCAGGGTGTACCATCCCTTCGGGGTTTAGAAAGAGATTTGTCACAACTTGATATG GCAAATGAGCAACTGAGAAGCATTTTCCCTTTGTTCAATGAACTTCCTGGAAGTGGCAATGCATTGGAAAGAGTACTTGCACTGGAACTTGAACTTGCAGAAGCATTGCAGACAAAGAAGAAAGCCGATCTTCATTTCCAGAG CTCGTTCCTGAAACAACATAATGATGAAGAAGCAGTGTTCCAGAGCTTCAGGGACATTAATGAAttgataaaagagatgctcgagttGAAGAGCAGGAATGCTGCCACCGAGACCGAGCTCAAAGAGATGCAGGGTCGATACTCTCTGCTCAGTCTGCAGTTTGCGGAGGTAGAGGGAGAGAGACAAAAGCTATTAATGACAGCCAAAAGCAGAGTGCCTAAGAGCTCATAG
- the LOC103969924 gene encoding ethylene-responsive transcription factor ERF018-like: MKPSGGKAAQEEGRYLGVRKRRWGKWVSEIRLPRSRERIWLGSYDAPEKAARAFDAAAFFLRGPAARLNFPHHLPPDAHTAALSLDQIQAAAARHANEPPAESSVAASASGATENHGLDESIISFMAMDSSADFPSLYEDFFFGFSAEAEPPPQEHDVVGVDRHDWSEVFDEFPSLWSF, from the coding sequence ATGAAGCCCAGTGGCGGTAAGGCGGCGCAGGAGGAGGGCAGGTACTTGGGGGTGCGGAAGCGGCGGTGGGGGAAATGGGTTTCGGAGATCCGGCTGCCGCGGAGCCGGGAGAGGATCTGGCTCGGCTCCTACGACGCCCCCGAGAAGGCGGCCCGGGCCTTCGACGCCGCCGCCTTCTTCCTCCGCGGCCCCGCCGCCCGCCTCAACTTCCCCCACCATCTCCCCCCCGACGCTCACACCGCGGCGCTTTCCCTCGACCAGATCCAGGCCGCGGCCGCGCGGCACGCCAATGAGCCGCCAGCGGAGTCCTCGGTTGCTGCGTCGGCGTCGGGGGCGACGGAGAACCATGGGCTCGATGAGTCGATCATCAGTTTCATGGCCATGGATAGTAGCGCGGACTTCCCTTCGCTCTACGAGGATTTCTTCTTTGGGTTTTCCGCGGAGGCCGAGCCACCGCCGCAAGAGCATGATGTCGTCGGCGTCGACCGACACGACTGGAGTGAGGTGTTCGATGAATTCCCTTCTCTCTGGAGCTTCTGA